The Pseudanabaena galeata CCNP1313 genome includes a region encoding these proteins:
- a CDS encoding HEAT repeat domain-containing protein has protein sequence MSTETFFQQLKHPNPNVRNQAMWGIADNYDAEVINRLMALLDEEDTTYRRAAVKTLGAIGHETVTPLVEALLNSDNMTVRSSAAKALAQVVICHPDEPLSDEGVQGLRSALQDQNPVVNIAAVMAMGEIGAPVVHLLIEALQTTENPALAVSLVNAIASTGDSRGIDVLQAIINDEAADSYVRETATSAISRLEMVAGFKRN, from the coding sequence ATGTCCACCGAAACCTTTTTCCAACAACTAAAACACCCCAACCCCAATGTCCGCAACCAAGCAATGTGGGGAATTGCTGACAATTACGATGCCGAAGTAATTAATAGACTAATGGCACTGCTCGATGAAGAAGACACTACCTATCGTCGAGCCGCCGTCAAAACTTTAGGTGCGATCGGTCATGAGACAGTAACGCCATTAGTTGAGGCTTTGCTCAATAGCGACAATATGACCGTGCGAAGTAGTGCCGCCAAAGCTTTAGCCCAAGTCGTAATTTGTCATCCCGATGAGCCTTTGTCCGATGAGGGTGTGCAAGGATTAAGGTCAGCATTACAAGATCAAAATCCTGTGGTAAATATCGCAGCAGTAATGGCAATGGGCGAGATCGGAGCACCTGTAGTACATCTTTTGATTGAGGCTCTGCAAACAACTGAAAATCCTGCTTTGGCGGTTTCTTTGGTTAATGCGATCGCTTCGACTGGTGATAGTCGTGGGATTGACGTGTTACAAGCCATTATTAACGATGAGGCGGCGGATTCCTATGTGCGGGAGACGGCAACTAGTGCCATATCCAGACTAGAGATGGTGGCAGGGTTTAAGAGAAATTAA
- a CDS encoding class I SAM-dependent methyltransferase has translation MSDPKVSAAVASLYNTYPFPPEPILDEPPPGYNWRWNWQAAYSFCTGQKPARDNIRILDAGCGSGVSTEYLVHLNPEATVVGIDLSEGTLAVAKERCKRSGATRAAFHHLSLFDADQLEGEFDLINSVGVLHHTSDPIRGIQALANKLAPGGLLHIFVYGELGRWEIRLMQEAIALLQGDKRGDYVDGVKIGREIFANLPETNALRRREKERWEMENTQDACFADMYVHPQEIDYNVNTLFELIDASGLEFLGFSNPQVWDLDRLIGKAPDLIERSQHLSERDRYRLIEVLDPHTISHYEFFLARPPIPKQTWQVDAEILAAIPEPSPCIYGWKDSPNFFDYNYQLARISDAEWKFLLACDENQTKQQTVAQILQSVDASLDDVRSLQKQQIILLSA, from the coding sequence ATGTCCGATCCCAAGGTTAGCGCCGCCGTAGCGAGTCTCTACAATACCTATCCTTTTCCACCTGAACCCATCTTAGATGAGCCACCACCGGGGTATAACTGGCGTTGGAATTGGCAAGCTGCCTATAGCTTTTGTACGGGGCAAAAACCTGCTAGAGATAATATTCGGATTCTTGATGCTGGCTGTGGATCGGGCGTAAGTACAGAATACCTAGTCCATCTCAATCCTGAAGCAACCGTAGTTGGGATTGATCTCAGTGAAGGGACTCTTGCCGTTGCCAAAGAACGCTGCAAAAGATCGGGAGCCACCAGAGCCGCGTTCCATCACCTCAGCTTGTTTGATGCCGACCAACTCGAAGGAGAGTTTGATCTCATCAACTCCGTAGGAGTGTTACACCATACCTCCGATCCGATTCGTGGTATTCAAGCCCTTGCCAATAAGCTTGCCCCTGGAGGATTGCTACATATTTTTGTCTATGGCGAGTTAGGTCGTTGGGAAATTCGCTTGATGCAAGAAGCGATCGCCTTATTGCAAGGTGACAAACGCGGTGATTATGTTGATGGCGTAAAAATTGGTAGAGAGATATTTGCCAATCTACCTGAGACTAATGCTCTACGTCGTCGCGAAAAAGAACGTTGGGAAATGGAAAATACTCAGGATGCCTGTTTTGCCGATATGTATGTGCATCCTCAAGAGATTGATTACAACGTTAATACGCTATTTGAATTAATTGATGCATCGGGCTTAGAATTTCTCGGCTTCTCAAATCCACAGGTATGGGATTTAGATCGCTTGATTGGTAAAGCACCCGATTTAATTGAGCGATCGCAACATCTCTCTGAACGCGATCGCTACCGACTGATTGAAGTTCTCGATCCCCATACAATTTCTCATTATGAGTTCTTTTTAGCACGTCCTCCAATTCCTAAACAAACTTGGCAAGTTGATGCAGAAATCCTTGCGGCGATTCCTGAGCCTAGTCCTTGTATCTATGGCTGGAAAGATAGTCCGAACTTCTTTGACTATAATTATCAACTTGCGAGAATTAGTGATGCAGAATGGAAGTTCCTACTAGCTTGCGATGAAAATCAAACTAAACAGCAAACAGTTGCCCAGATTTTGCAGTCCGTTGATGCGAGTTTAGATGATGTGCGATCGCTCCAAAAGCAACAAATCATTCTTTTGAGCGCCTAA
- a CDS encoding TIGR03943 family putative permease subunit produces MSSRSTNSSSFLSTYWQKFLPWLESCAILAWGITLLKLWLAGQLYLLVHPNYIPLTVIGGIILTIVGIAEAWRVSKRRQGYTNNQQHVTLIKPSLSSSLLLIVAIIALLINPRPFTSEKAIHRGVIDNIADARTIPQSFRASNRPEERTLVEWVRTISAYPEPDAYKGQKVKLTGFVVHAPDQPDNMFLITRFVITCCAADVYPVSLPVKIAESRANYPPDKWLQIEGQADVDINNGNRQVVIVASNITAIAEPKNPYDY; encoded by the coding sequence ATGTCTTCACGATCCACGAATTCTTCATCGTTTCTAAGTACTTACTGGCAGAAGTTTTTACCTTGGCTAGAATCTTGTGCAATCTTAGCTTGGGGAATTACGCTTCTGAAGCTATGGCTGGCGGGACAGCTATATCTCCTAGTCCACCCCAACTACATTCCTCTAACCGTAATCGGAGGAATTATACTAACCATTGTTGGTATAGCTGAAGCTTGGCGTGTGTCAAAACGGCGACAAGGTTATACCAATAATCAACAACATGTGACATTGATCAAGCCATCCTTGAGTAGTAGTTTGCTCTTGATTGTAGCGATCATCGCTTTGCTTATTAACCCACGACCATTCACTAGCGAAAAAGCAATTCATCGGGGTGTCATCGACAATATTGCCGATGCCAGAACTATCCCCCAATCGTTTCGCGCTAGCAACCGCCCCGAAGAGCGCACCCTAGTAGAATGGGTACGCACAATCAGCGCCTATCCTGAACCTGATGCATATAAAGGTCAAAAGGTAAAATTAACAGGCTTTGTTGTCCATGCGCCCGATCAGCCAGACAATATGTTTCTGATTACGAGATTTGTGATTACCTGTTGCGCTGCCGATGTTTATCCTGTGAGCCTGCCAGTCAAAATTGCGGAAAGCCGTGCTAACTACCCACCCGATAAATGGTTGCAAATCGAAGGTCAAGCCGATGTGGATATTAACAATGGCAACCGCCAAGTAGTAATTGTGGCAAGTAATATCACCGCGATCGCCGAGCCAAAAAACCCTTACGACTACTAA
- a CDS encoding ABC transporter permease, whose protein sequence is MDDQGNASQKELIIEAGSIENQYWKDLWRYRELFYFLAWRDILVRYKQTAIGITWALIKPFLTMVVFTVVFGNIAKLPSQGVPYPILVFAGMLPWQFFANALGECSNSLIGNANLISKVYFPRLIVPTSAVIVSFVDFLISGIILLGLMAWYNFVPDWRILTLPFFILIASAASMGAGLWLAALTVQYRDFRFVVPFIIQFGLYISPVGFSSNIVPEQWRLLYSINPMVGVIDGFRWAILGSNANIYMPSFLLSVGLVFLLLWSGIWYFRKMERTFADVI, encoded by the coding sequence ATGGATGACCAAGGTAATGCTTCTCAAAAAGAACTAATAATTGAAGCTGGAAGTATAGAAAATCAGTATTGGAAGGACTTGTGGCGCTATCGAGAACTATTTTATTTTTTAGCATGGCGCGATATTTTAGTCCGCTACAAACAAACTGCGATCGGCATTACTTGGGCATTAATTAAACCTTTTCTAACTATGGTTGTATTTACTGTGGTGTTTGGAAATATTGCTAAATTACCTTCACAAGGCGTTCCTTATCCAATTCTAGTTTTTGCAGGTATGTTACCTTGGCAGTTCTTTGCCAATGCTTTGGGTGAGTGTAGCAATAGTTTGATTGGGAACGCTAATCTAATTTCTAAGGTGTACTTTCCTCGACTAATTGTGCCAACTAGTGCAGTGATTGTCAGTTTTGTGGATTTCTTAATCTCAGGAATCATTCTTTTGGGATTAATGGCTTGGTATAACTTTGTTCCTGATTGGCGAATTTTGACATTGCCATTTTTTATCCTAATCGCTTCAGCGGCTTCAATGGGTGCAGGTTTATGGTTAGCCGCGTTGACTGTCCAATATCGAGATTTTAGATTTGTTGTACCTTTTATTATTCAGTTTGGCTTGTATATTTCTCCAGTTGGTTTTAGCAGCAATATTGTGCCTGAGCAATGGCGTTTACTATATTCTATTAATCCAATGGTGGGTGTAATTGACGGGTTTCGATGGGCAATTCTTGGTAGTAATGCAAATATATATATGCCAAGCTTTTTGCTTTCAGTCGGATTAGTATTTTTATTGCTTTGGAGTGGTATTTGGTATTTTAGGAAAATGGAACGGACATTTGCTGATGTCATTTAG
- the hepA gene encoding heterocyst formation ABC transporter subunit HepA, with translation MFLKTDFFKNIVRNSKFWRHNYIFLREFKYFWLIALLAVVFSILGALFEGVAVGIINLFLQSITSLNAPSSQAGTGWIDTFIFGVQSSHIERLNRLGLLVIIAAFLRSLFSYGAAVFSLSTESSFGDRLHKSMFEQLISVSLSYYSTSKSGDLINSMTHEIESIQRSFSSASSLGITGATLIVYIISMFVISWQLSIVALILFGVLSLFISKFGIKVRELSFPTSQAYSSFASGTLEFINGIRTIQTSCTQQFERERFYKNSVDLRKTHLNLFSYMSLVRPLAESISTAILIGIILVAFNFLVIEGKLEISALLTLMFVLFRMMPLVQQVNGIRTELAGYAGSYSKIRSVLQQEDKVYLLNGDREFKSLKRSIDFLSVYFSYSSDQPILKDINLSIKRGKTTAFVGTSGAGKTTLADLVPRLYDPTQGQILVDDVELRDLEINSFRSKMAIVSQDTFIFNASVRDNIAYGVDLVDEIELQEAAKQANALDFILAMPEAFDTVLGDRGVRLSGGQRQRIAIARALLRKPEILILDEATSALDSVTERLIQESLENLSKGCTVIMIAHRLSTIVRADNVVVLEKGEIVEQGSYQELIEKKGSLWKYHQMQNESSQN, from the coding sequence ATGTTCCTGAAAACAGATTTTTTCAAAAATATTGTAAGAAACAGTAAATTTTGGCGACACAACTACATTTTTCTTCGGGAATTTAAGTATTTTTGGTTAATTGCTTTACTTGCAGTAGTGTTTTCTATTCTAGGAGCATTATTTGAAGGGGTTGCTGTAGGAATAATTAATTTATTCCTACAAAGTATAACTAGTCTTAACGCACCATCATCTCAAGCAGGTACAGGTTGGATAGACACTTTTATCTTTGGGGTACAATCTAGCCACATAGAAAGACTCAACAGATTGGGGCTTTTAGTAATTATTGCGGCTTTTTTGCGTTCATTATTTTCTTATGGGGCAGCAGTATTTTCTCTGTCAACAGAGTCTTCATTTGGCGATCGCTTACATAAATCAATGTTTGAGCAATTGATAAGTGTAAGTTTGAGTTATTATTCAACCTCAAAATCTGGTGACCTAATTAATTCAATGACCCATGAGATAGAGTCTATCCAGCGATCTTTTTCATCTGCTTCATCGCTAGGTATTACTGGAGCAACGCTGATAGTTTACATTATCTCAATGTTTGTCATATCTTGGCAGCTATCCATAGTTGCTTTAATTCTATTTGGTGTACTGTCGTTATTTATATCAAAATTTGGCATTAAAGTAAGAGAGTTGAGTTTCCCAACATCACAAGCTTATTCTAGTTTTGCTTCTGGTACGCTTGAATTTATTAATGGTATTCGCACAATCCAAACCTCGTGTACACAACAGTTTGAGAGAGAAAGATTTTATAAAAATTCGGTGGATTTGCGGAAGACACATCTTAATTTGTTCTCTTATATGAGTCTTGTGCGTCCTTTAGCAGAATCTATTTCCACTGCAATTTTGATTGGTATTATTTTAGTAGCATTTAACTTTCTCGTAATTGAGGGAAAATTAGAAATTTCTGCTTTGCTAACTCTTATGTTTGTTCTGTTTCGGATGATGCCCCTTGTGCAACAGGTTAATGGTATAAGAACAGAACTAGCAGGTTATGCAGGCTCATACAGTAAAATTAGGAGTGTCCTGCAACAAGAGGATAAAGTTTATCTTCTAAATGGTGATAGGGAATTTAAGAGCTTAAAAAGATCAATAGATTTCTTGTCTGTTTACTTTAGTTATAGTTCTGACCAACCTATTCTAAAGGATATTAACTTATCCATCAAACGTGGAAAAACAACTGCTTTTGTTGGTACTTCAGGAGCAGGAAAAACTACTTTAGCTGATTTAGTTCCTAGATTATATGATCCAACTCAAGGACAAATTTTAGTTGATGATGTTGAATTAAGAGATTTAGAGATTAATTCATTTCGTAGTAAGATGGCTATTGTTAGTCAAGATACTTTTATATTCAATGCTTCAGTTAGAGATAACATCGCTTATGGAGTAGATTTAGTCGATGAAATAGAGTTACAAGAAGCTGCTAAACAAGCTAATGCTCTAGATTTTATCTTAGCAATGCCTGAGGCGTTTGATACAGTACTTGGCGATCGCGGTGTACGACTGTCAGGCGGGCAAAGACAAAGAATTGCGATCGCAAGAGCTTTGTTACGAAAGCCTGAAATTTTGATTTTAGATGAAGCAACAAGTGCACTTGATTCTGTAACAGAGAGATTGATTCAAGAATCATTAGAAAACTTATCAAAGGGATGTACGGTAATTATGATTGCCCATCGACTTTCGACAATTGTTCGTGCTGATAATGTTGTCGTTTTGGAGAAAGGAGAAATTGTTGAACAAGGAAGTTATCAGGAACTTATAGAGAAGAAAGGCAGTTTATGGAAGTATCATCAAATGCAAAATGAGTCGTCTCAAAACTAA
- the pheS gene encoding phenylalanine--tRNA ligase subunit alpha, with protein sequence MATDLESLTTQLQSLSELATKSVGDVQTPEELEQLRVEYLGKKGTLSQILGAMGKLSAEERPQVGAIANQVKQTLQTQLEERKITIQQSLIAKRLEAETLDVTMPGILNFYQGRQHPIQSTIDRMLDILVGLGFTVAQGPEIETDYYNFEALNTPADHPARDMADTLYLSDGKLLRSQTSSVQIRYMEENEPPLRIACPGRVYRKDDIDATHSPIFHQIELLAVEEGLTFGDLKGTVKTFVEELLGDCPIRFRPSYFPFTEPSAEVDVMWNGRWLELGGCGMVDPNVFRAVGYDPELVTGFAWGFGVDRVAMVLHKIDDIRRLFTSDLRFLRQF encoded by the coding sequence ATGGCAACGGACTTAGAGAGCTTAACCACTCAATTGCAATCTCTATCAGAACTCGCAACAAAATCAGTTGGAGATGTGCAAACTCCCGAAGAATTAGAGCAGTTAAGGGTAGAGTACTTAGGAAAGAAAGGCACTCTCTCTCAAATTCTAGGTGCTATGGGTAAATTATCTGCTGAAGAACGCCCTCAAGTTGGTGCGATCGCCAATCAAGTTAAGCAGACTTTGCAAACTCAGCTAGAAGAACGCAAAATTACGATTCAGCAATCATTAATTGCTAAACGTCTCGAAGCTGAGACTCTTGATGTGACAATGCCAGGGATCTTAAATTTTTATCAAGGTAGGCAACATCCTATCCAAAGTACAATTGACCGCATGCTGGATATTTTGGTGGGCTTAGGTTTTACCGTCGCCCAAGGACCAGAAATTGAAACTGATTATTATAACTTTGAAGCCCTCAATACCCCAGCCGATCATCCAGCCCGTGATATGGCAGATACTCTATATTTGAGCGATGGTAAATTGCTGCGATCGCAAACTTCCTCGGTACAAATCCGCTATATGGAAGAAAATGAACCTCCATTAAGAATTGCTTGTCCTGGGCGTGTTTATCGTAAAGACGACATTGATGCCACCCATTCCCCAATTTTCCATCAGATCGAGCTTTTAGCAGTAGAAGAAGGGCTAACATTTGGCGATCTTAAAGGTACTGTTAAAACCTTTGTCGAAGAACTTTTAGGAGACTGCCCAATTCGCTTTCGTCCTAGCTACTTCCCTTTCACTGAGCCATCTGCCGAAGTCGATGTAATGTGGAACGGACGATGGCTCGAACTTGGGGGCTGTGGTATGGTTGATCCTAATGTTTTTAGAGCTGTTGGCTATGACCCTGAACTAGTCACTGGTTTTGCTTGGGGTTTTGGTGTAGATCGGGTTGCCATGGTTTTACATAAAATAGATGATATTCGTCGTCTATTTACAAGTGACTTACGCTTTTTGCGTCAGTTTTAA
- a CDS encoding peptidoglycan DD-metalloendopeptidase family protein — translation MKKISSKDEDLIPRVSLTLGDKMTSTKVRRSLAVLGFALSAGTVGVLVNQQTVNNNLKASPVATSSRTLTDVMSQNQDRKYEMARTAIASGTWDQAQGVIVHEVREDETLWKLTQVYQVDAAAIAASNNISANTELQPGAKLVIPPVNGLVHKVKSGDTLEAISSYYNVPKNEIIKFTSLTSGDFLAIDQPLVIPGNVSTLMQVKEGHVKRQLIAEKERLIQRLQELEGKKTVATLASNSSKSNVAENSISKQPKYISYRVQNGDTIETIARRYGITQKSIIEANKLESPQWLELNQELKLPQGRNLPETQVVASSNEKPIKQIPSPVATLSETTRFSANSTTRDFEPVRVTAATPMVFPKDAGTKIAAANRISPWTGLMQLTGSEVSASLPVAPAQEQSNSLQAKGTALLPSLPIADEPVAKVAVALFPFAPEQLLGELGSSSSQKNPALSSTALNLPARSIATPSIPATSASEQYSSSRSIPLESSSSQPVAEPQIQFSPRIAAALSVPLIPTTLIKEQRVNLGNAPVETLNQPVAEPIIKSEPLAAISTPPIPANRAIEQGNITNPEPASAISQPASEPNVQIPARLAASLAPKVPSSASVDQQASIITQPNQVALLPDPEARMTSLEVKRLETEVDQLNARVRDAEIKEAARRAEEARKLEAAKIAAANLNTSPNPDRNFDSSRSAIANPGDRSGISPQLPQLTASAYLPDVQDYGLSTGFIWPADGVFTSGYGWRWGRIHQGIDIAAPIGTPILAAASGVVEYSQWHNGGYGNMIDIRHADGTITRYAHMNALYVKEGQTVGQGQIIGEMGSTGFSTGPHLHFEIRPNGGSAIDPMTFLANAKR, via the coding sequence TTGAAAAAGATATCTTCCAAAGACGAGGATCTTATCCCCCGTGTTTCCCTGACATTGGGCGACAAGATGACCTCTACGAAGGTGCGTCGTTCGCTTGCAGTTTTAGGTTTTGCTTTATCCGCTGGAACTGTGGGGGTGTTGGTTAACCAACAAACAGTGAATAATAATCTCAAAGCATCGCCTGTTGCTACGTCATCTCGTACTTTGACTGATGTGATGTCACAAAATCAGGATCGTAAGTATGAAATGGCAAGAACTGCGATCGCTTCGGGAACATGGGATCAGGCTCAAGGCGTAATCGTCCATGAAGTGCGTGAAGATGAAACTTTATGGAAATTAACTCAAGTTTATCAAGTTGATGCGGCAGCGATCGCCGCTTCAAACAACATAAGTGCAAATACTGAATTGCAACCAGGCGCTAAACTGGTAATCCCTCCTGTGAACGGTTTGGTTCATAAGGTTAAATCAGGAGATACCCTCGAAGCTATTTCTAGTTACTACAACGTTCCTAAGAACGAAATTATTAAGTTTACATCATTAACTTCTGGCGACTTTTTAGCAATTGATCAGCCTCTGGTAATTCCAGGCAATGTTTCGACCTTAATGCAAGTAAAAGAAGGTCATGTCAAGAGGCAGTTAATAGCCGAGAAAGAGCGCTTAATACAAAGGTTGCAGGAATTAGAAGGAAAAAAGACAGTAGCTACCTTGGCTAGCAACAGTTCTAAGTCAAATGTTGCTGAAAATTCCATCTCCAAACAGCCGAAATATATCTCCTATCGTGTTCAGAATGGCGATACGATTGAGACTATAGCTCGCCGTTACGGTATCACTCAAAAGTCGATCATTGAGGCAAATAAGCTAGAGAGTCCTCAATGGTTAGAGCTTAATCAAGAGTTAAAGCTTCCTCAGGGGCGCAACCTACCAGAGACGCAAGTGGTCGCCTCTTCTAACGAGAAACCAATTAAGCAAATCCCATCTCCTGTAGCAACTTTGTCGGAGACTACTCGATTTTCTGCAAATTCTACTACTAGAGATTTTGAACCAGTAAGAGTTACGGCTGCAACACCGATGGTTTTCCCCAAGGATGCGGGAACAAAAATTGCTGCGGCAAATCGTATTTCTCCTTGGACTGGCTTAATGCAGTTGACTGGCTCTGAAGTCTCTGCTAGTTTGCCAGTTGCTCCTGCTCAAGAACAGTCAAATAGTCTGCAAGCAAAAGGTACAGCTCTGCTACCAAGCTTACCTATTGCTGATGAACCAGTAGCTAAGGTTGCTGTTGCACTTTTCCCATTTGCACCTGAACAGCTATTAGGGGAACTAGGCAGTTCTAGTAGCCAGAAAAATCCTGCCTTATCTTCAACGGCTCTTAATTTGCCAGCTAGGTCGATTGCGACACCATCTATTCCTGCCACTTCAGCTTCTGAGCAGTACAGTAGCAGTCGCTCAATTCCTCTAGAATCTAGCTCCTCTCAGCCAGTTGCTGAACCTCAGATTCAGTTCTCGCCCAGAATTGCAGCAGCTTTGTCAGTTCCACTGATTCCTACCACCTTAATTAAGGAACAACGAGTCAACCTAGGTAATGCTCCTGTGGAAACGTTGAATCAGCCAGTGGCTGAGCCGATTATCAAATCTGAACCCTTAGCTGCCATATCAACTCCGCCTATTCCTGCTAATCGGGCGATCGAGCAAGGCAACATCACTAATCCTGAGCCTGCATCTGCAATATCTCAGCCTGCTTCTGAACCAAATGTCCAAATTCCTGCAAGGTTAGCAGCTAGCCTTGCGCCTAAAGTCCCCTCCTCGGCTTCTGTTGATCAGCAGGCATCAATCATTACACAGCCAAATCAAGTTGCTTTACTACCTGATCCCGAAGCAAGAATGACATCTCTTGAGGTGAAGCGGTTAGAGACTGAAGTGGATCAACTCAATGCTAGAGTTCGTGATGCTGAAATCAAAGAAGCTGCGCGTAGAGCTGAAGAAGCTCGTAAGCTAGAAGCAGCTAAGATTGCAGCCGCAAATTTAAATACTTCTCCAAATCCAGATCGCAATTTTGATAGTAGTCGTAGTGCGATCGCCAATCCAGGTGATCGTTCAGGAATCTCTCCTCAGTTACCTCAACTGACAGCTAGTGCGTATTTGCCTGATGTCCAAGATTATGGATTATCGACTGGCTTTATCTGGCCTGCCGATGGTGTATTTACATCTGGCTATGGATGGCGCTGGGGAAGAATTCACCAAGGTATTGACATTGCTGCTCCCATTGGCACTCCAATCCTAGCGGCTGCTTCTGGAGTAGTAGAATACTCACAGTGGCACAATGGTGGATATGGCAACATGATTGATATCCGTCACGCTGACGGCACAATCACTAGATATGCTCACATGAATGCGCTGTATGTCAAAGAAGGTCAAACAGTTGGCCAAGGTCAAATCATCGGAGAGATGGGAAGTACAGGCTTCAGTACTGGGCCTCACCTCCACTTTGAGATTCGTCCGAATGGTGGTAGTGCGATCGACCCAATGACGTTTTTAGCCAATGCTAAAAGATAA
- a CDS encoding glycoside hydrolase family 57 protein, translating to MSIGYLALVLHAHLPYVRHPESDYVLEEEWLYEAITETYIPLIKVYEGLRRDGIDFKMTMSMTPPLVSMLRDPLLQERYDKHLALLQQLVELEVIRNEHNGHVKYLAEYYVKEFAETRETWEKYGGDLVTAFKQFQDTNNLEIITCGATHGYLPLMKMYPEAVWAQLEVAVEHYTQEFGRAPNGIWLPECAYYDGLERLLADVGLRYFLTDGHGLLYGQPRPRFGTYAPVFTETGVAAFARDHESSQQVWSSKVGYPGNAVYREFYKDLGWEAEYEYIKPFIMPNGQRKNTGVKYHRITGSDFGLDAKQLYDPYWAKEKAAEHATNFMQNRERQVGYLHNMMGRPPLVVSPYDAELFGHWWYEGPWFIDFLIRKSYYDQTTYEMTHLADYLRVNPTQQVSRPAQSSWGYKGFHEYWLNETNAWVYQHLHKGAERMIHLSYREPADELEWRALNQAARELLLAQSSDWAFIMRTGTMVPYAVRRTRSHLMRLEKLFEDIEAGKIDAGWLEKIEYIDNIFPDINYRTYRPLTAG from the coding sequence ATGAGCATTGGATATCTCGCGCTGGTCTTACACGCTCACCTGCCTTACGTCCGCCACCCTGAAAGCGACTACGTACTTGAAGAAGAATGGCTATATGAGGCGATCACTGAGACTTATATTCCCCTAATCAAAGTATATGAGGGGCTGAGGCGAGATGGTATTGATTTTAAAATGACCATGAGCATGACCCCGCCATTGGTATCAATGTTGCGCGATCCTCTTCTGCAAGAACGTTATGATAAGCATCTTGCCCTGTTACAACAATTGGTTGAGCTTGAAGTCATCCGCAATGAGCATAATGGTCATGTCAAGTATCTGGCTGAGTACTATGTTAAAGAATTTGCTGAAACTCGCGAAACTTGGGAAAAATACGGCGGCGATCTAGTAACTGCGTTTAAGCAATTTCAAGATACAAATAATCTGGAAATCATTACCTGTGGAGCGACTCATGGCTATCTGCCACTGATGAAAATGTATCCAGAGGCAGTCTGGGCGCAACTAGAAGTCGCAGTTGAACATTACACCCAAGAATTTGGACGCGCACCGAATGGAATTTGGTTGCCAGAATGCGCTTATTACGACGGATTAGAGAGATTATTAGCGGATGTAGGATTGCGCTATTTTCTGACCGATGGACATGGGCTTTTGTATGGTCAACCTCGGCCTCGGTTTGGCACATATGCGCCTGTTTTTACGGAAACAGGTGTAGCTGCATTTGCGCGCGATCATGAGTCATCACAGCAAGTATGGTCATCGAAGGTCGGCTATCCCGGAAATGCGGTTTATCGGGAGTTTTACAAAGATTTAGGATGGGAGGCTGAGTATGAATACATCAAGCCGTTTATCATGCCTAATGGTCAGCGTAAAAATACAGGTGTCAAATATCACCGCATTACAGGAAGTGATTTTGGGCTAGATGCGAAGCAGCTTTACGATCCTTACTGGGCAAAAGAAAAGGCTGCTGAACATGCAACAAACTTCATGCAAAACCGTGAAAGGCAAGTTGGCTATCTACATAATATGATGGGTCGTCCGCCCCTTGTGGTATCTCCCTATGATGCAGAGTTGTTTGGACATTGGTGGTATGAAGGTCCTTGGTTTATTGACTTTTTGATCCGTAAGTCCTATTACGATCAAACAACCTATGAGATGACGCATCTTGCCGATTATTTGCGTGTCAACCCCACTCAGCAGGTATCACGTCCTGCTCAATCTAGTTGGGGTTACAAGGGTTTCCATGAATATTGGCTAAATGAGACGAATGCTTGGGTTTATCAGCATTTACATAAAGGTGCAGAACGGATGATTCATTTATCCTATCGTGAACCTGCGGATGAACTGGAGTGGAGAGCTTTAAATCAGGCTGCTCGTGAGTTGCTTTTAGCACAATCTTCTGATTGGGCTTTCATTATGCGTACTGGCACGATGGTTCCCTATGCGGTTAGAAGAACGCGATCGCACTTAATGCGATTGGAGAAACTATTTGAAGATATCGAGGCAGGCAAAATTGACGCTGGTTGGTTGGAAAAAATTGAATATATAGACAATATATTCCCTGACATTAATTACAGAACCTATCGACCATTGACTGCTGGCTAA